In Gammaproteobacteria bacterium, a genomic segment contains:
- a CDS encoding Stp1/IreP family PP2C-type Ser/Thr phosphatase → MNVRNALQVAILSDTGRLRSRNEDATGEDLDIGVVVLADGMGGHQSGDVASALAVNAILRNLRLTIPAVVPGETDPATGYALERLAVRQAIVRANHTIHTSAGADPRLHGMGTTLVMAIFYNDIITVANVGDSRLYRYRDNRLEQVTVDHTLRQEMVDRGYCTPAEARASLNKNLVTRAVGTEETVTIDLLDHAVLPDDLYLLCSDGLSDMLEDREIQQAIERSATNLEAIAERLVSMANQNGGRDNITVILVRACKPFPNKQAWQQKISEWL, encoded by the coding sequence ATGAACGTTAGAAACGCCCTCCAAGTTGCCATACTCAGCGACACCGGTCGCTTGCGCTCGCGCAACGAAGATGCCACCGGCGAAGATCTCGACATCGGCGTCGTGGTGCTGGCGGACGGTATGGGCGGTCATCAGAGCGGCGACGTTGCCAGCGCCCTGGCGGTCAATGCCATTCTGCGGAACCTGCGGCTCACCATACCGGCGGTCGTGCCGGGAGAAACCGATCCCGCCACCGGCTACGCGCTGGAGCGGCTTGCGGTGCGGCAGGCAATCGTCAGGGCCAACCATACGATCCACACCAGCGCCGGCGCCGATCCTCGACTTCACGGCATGGGCACGACGCTGGTGATGGCGATTTTCTACAACGACATCATCACAGTCGCCAATGTCGGCGATTCGCGGCTTTATCGCTACCGCGACAATCGCCTCGAACAAGTGACGGTCGATCATACTCTGCGCCAGGAAATGGTGGACCGCGGATACTGCACACCCGCGGAAGCCCGCGCTTCACTCAACAAAAATCTGGTTACCCGCGCGGTCGGGACCGAGGAAACCGTGACGATCGACCTGCTGGATCACGCGGTCCTGCCGGACGACCTGTATCTGCTCTGCTCGGACGGGCTCAGCGACATGCTCGAAGATCGCGAGATTCAGCAGGCCATCGAGCGATCCGCCACCAACCTCGAAGCGATCGCCGAACGGCTGGTATCCATGGCCAATCAGAACGGGGGCCGGGACAATATTACGGTAATACTGGTGAGAGCCTGCAAACCGTTTCCAAACAAACAGGCGTGGCAGCAAAAAATATCCGAGTGGCTTTGA